A part of Vulpes vulpes isolate BD-2025 chromosome 15, VulVul3, whole genome shotgun sequence genomic DNA contains:
- the NANOS1 gene encoding nanos homolog 1, whose amino-acid sequence MEAFPWAPRSPSRGRAPPPMALVPSARYVSAPGPAHPQPFSSWNDYLGLATLITKAVDGEPRFGGEGGGGGGGASASPRSSSSSPCCSPHAGAGAGAGAGPGALGPALGPPDDDDSDGDEPGSRGRYLGGALELRALELCAGPAEAGLLEERFAELSPFAGRAAAVLLGCAPAAAAAASAEVAPREERAPAWAAEPRLHVAAGAAAARLLKPELQVCVFCRNNKEAVALYTTHILKGPDGRVLCPVLRRYTCPLCGASGDNAHTIKYCPLSKAPPPPPPPPRPARDCPPGKKLR is encoded by the coding sequence ATGGAGGCTTTCCCCTGGGCGCCCCGCTCGCCCAGCCGCGGCCGCGCCCCCCCGCCCATGGCGCTCGTGCCCAGCGCCCGCTACGTGAGCGCCCCGGGCCCGGCGCACCCGCAGCCCTTCAGCTCGTGGAACGACTACCTGGGGCTCGCCACGCTCATCACCAAGGCGGTGGACGGCGAGCCGCGCTTCGGCggcgagggcggcggcggcggcggcggcgcctccGCCTCCCCGCGCTCGTCCTCCTCCTCGCCCTGCTGCTCCCCGcacgcgggggcgggggcgggggcgggggccgggcccggggcgctGGGGCCGGCGCTGGGGCCGCCCGACGACGACGACAGCGACGGCGACGAGCCGGGGTCCCGGGGCCGCTACCTGGGCGGCGCGCTGGAGCTGCGCGCGCTGGAGCTGTGCGCGGGCCCCGCCGAGGCCGGGCTGCTGGAGGAGCGCTTCGCCGAGCTGAGCCCGTTCGCGGGCCGCGCGGCCGCCGTGCTCCTGGGctgcgcgcccgccgccgccgccgccgcatcCGCCGAGGTGGCGCCGCGCGAGGAGCGGGCCCCGGCCTGGGCGGCCGAGCCGCGGCTGCACGTCGCCGCGGGGGCGGCCGCCGCCCGACTGCTCAAGCCCGAGCTGCAGGTGTGCGTGTTCTGCCGGAACAACAAGGAGGCGGTGGCGCTCTACACCACGCACATCCTCAAGGGCCCCGACGGGCGCGTGCTGTGCCCGGTGCTGCGCCGCTACACGTGCCCCCTGTGCGGCGCCAGCGGCGACAACGCGCACACCATCAAGTACTGCCCGCTCTCCaaggcgccgccgccgccgccgccgccgccgcgccccgccaGGGACTGCCCGCCCGGGAAGAAGCTGCGCTGA